The nucleotide sequence CAACCCAGAAGCTGGCTTTTCTGTTTGGTGTCCGTTTCCTCACCAGGCCTGGAACCTCTGGGATAACGAGTAAATGGGATTCATCAGTTaaccgcctcccccccccccccccccgccctgagTGTGACCAGTGCAAGTAATACATCTCCCACACTCCTCCCCTGTGgctcctctgctccagccacaccggcCTTGCTTGAATCTGTCAGCCTcttcccacctcaggacctttgcacttgctgctctTCTACCCAGACCACCCTCCCCCCAGTTCTTTGTCGGACTCCCTCCTTTGCACTCAGGCTTCAGCTCAAATGCTACTTCCTTCTGGAGGCATTTCTGACAACCCTTCTAAAGTagcccctcatttatttatttatttatttatttatttatttaatgcctcTACCACAAGAGTCACTCACTCTAATGTGTATAATGAATATCTTTGGTCTGCATGGTTTCTTGCAGAGTGGGCAttgctgttttgtgtgtgttcttacCATATACACTTCATGTGGTCTATAGATCTCATTCTGtgccttactctttttttttttttttttgctccggATCATGCGCTGAAGACTTATTCTTGTTCCCTGTGCATCTAATTTATTGCTCCTAGATGCTTCTAGATGCTGCACAGACTCCCTGTTGGGTACCATGACACACACCCCCAGCCCACTTTCCCAAGGGTGGATATGAGTTTGCTTTCCAGGACCAGAATCAACGCTGTCGTGAATATCCTTGCCCGGTTCTCCTCATGAGCCTCTGTGAGCATTCCTTTGGAATTAGAAATTCTGCTCACAGGGTATATTTAGACTTCATTTGACTAGGCATGCTTGATTACCATCCAGAAGTTCTGCACTATCCCAGGCCCACCACCTTCTGTATCCCCACCACCTTCTGGCATTATCCAACTCACTAAGTTTTGTCGGCTTGTGGGTGATAGCTCACATTTCTGTTTGCATCTCTGTGACACTAATGAGTTTAAGTACATTCTCATATGCTCACGGGCTTCTGGTTTCCTCCTCCCTAAACCACCCGGGCTTGCCCTTTGATAAGAACTTTTTCTTTAGGGGATGCTCTCTGTTTCCTGTTGGTTTGCAAAGTTCCTTGTATATTCTAAAATTAGCCCCTTGCCGGTTTCACACATTGTAAATGTTTTGCCTTCTGGTCCCCGCCTTTGAAATTGTTGAGGATGGTATTCTCTGCCCCTACAAGAGTTTCTCCCACATTATCTTCCACGAGCTCACAGTTTCTCCTCTAACCTTTGGTTTTCTAACCATCTGGTATCCACTCTGTATGTCGCAAGAGGTAAGGATTTAGTTTTCTGGTTTTCCAGGTAGCACATCACTGCCATTATTTTCTATCCCatcatcctatttttaaaaattgatcataATCCATCACTTGAAATATAATGATTCCTGCTTGGCTGTCTGAAGCTGTTTTCTCTCATTAGACTTGAGTTCCTGGAGAGCAGGGACCACGTCAGTCTGGTTCCCCATTTGGTCTCCAGCTCCTGGCTCAGGCCTGGCGCACAGTAGGAGCTCGAGGAATATgtgttggagggagggagggaagaacagTGAAAAcgatgaaggggcagagagacagaggcttggagggagagagagaagggtgagAGGCACGGTACACCCTCATGCATCCGCACGGCAGCAGCCCCCTCTTCCAGGCTATTCCTCCCCACGTGCCCCTGCTCGTTCCCAGGCCTGGGCCATACACAAGGGCAGGCACCTAGAGGGCATTGACAAGGAGGACCCCCCCACATGGAAGACCCGGCTCCGCTGTGCCCTCAACAAGAGTGCTGACTTCTGTGAGGTGCGTGAGCGCAGCCAGCTGGACATCTCCGACCCCTACAAGGTCTACCGGATTGTGTCCGGCAGTGCCCATGGCCCAGGTATGATCCTGCCCCTGGAGGTAGTAACCGAGGATGGCTCTCTGGGCAATAAGGAGCCTACCCTGcccatctgtaaactgggaaaCGGTGGGCTTATGGAGCTTAAACTCATGCGCTGGTAAACGCAGAAGGACCCATAGACCTTCTTGGTTTATCTTCCCATTAGAAGGGattaggaggaaactgaggcctggagagaagTGGGCCCTGCCTGGGATCATGCCATGAGCTGGGGTACTCTTTGTGGGAGCACCTCTGTTGGGGGCTCCCCTTGAGGCCCGGGAAACAACCGGCCGTTCTTGCTCTATCCAGTGGCCAGGACTTGCGCCCCGCCTGGGAAGAAGAACATCCTCCGGAGCCGGCAGGAGCCCCCTGGAGATGTGACAGAGCTGGTGGCCCACAGGACAGACCAGGCCAGTTGTCCTGCCAGCCCCTGCAGCCTTGCCAGCTCAGTCACCTCCGCCCTCGGTGCTCTCTGGCACTGTCGTCTGTCCTGTCCTCTTCTCCAGCTGCTGCCTCGTCACCATCCCTGTCTCTCCTGCCAGCTCGACCTCTTCTTACCTCTACTCCACCTCTAGTACCACCCTCAGCCCCACCGGCCCCTTCCCTTCGCCTCCAACGTCTGCGGCTCCGCCGCCGGCTGCATCCGCCCTGTTTCCTCCCAATTCACCCCTCGCCCCTGTCATCACTCTcgcctctgtccccatctccgTCACCTATGTCCCCCCCTTGTCACCTCTGTCCCCTCATCTCTGCCACTTCTGTCCCCATGTCTAtcacctctgtccccacctctgtctcctctgtcctctAATCTCTGCCCCCTCTGTCCCCATGTCTATCACCTCTATCCCCACCTCTGTCACCTCTGTCCCCTCATCTCTGCCACCTCTGTCCCCATGTCTAtcacctctgtccccacctctgccacctctgtccccacctctgtcACCTCTGTCCCCTCATCTCTGCCACCTCTGTCCCCATGTCTAtcacctctgtccccacctctgccacctCTGTCCCCATGTCTAtcacctctgtctccatctctgtcacctctgtccccatctctatCATGTCTGTCCTCTAATCTCTGccacctctgtccccatctctgtcaTGTCTGTCCTCTAATCTCTGccacctctgtccccatctctatcgcctctgtcccctgcctgctcactctgtcctcacatgTCTCTCCCTAGCACAGTGAGCTTCACCTCTGACCCGACAACCTCCATCGACTCTCTTTACTTCTATGAGGGAAAGGGTCTTGAGCTCTGAAACCTCAAAGTCTCCATCAACCCCACTGGCCTCAGTCTGCCCAGACTTCCCTCTGCCCCAGCGAGCACAGTCTGGGAACTCCGGTGGCCCACAgtctcctctcccaccctcatGACCCTCTCTCCCAATGGCCAGGTTGGCTCCAGATCAACCACAGAGGATAAGGACAAGGAGGGCCCCCCCAGGCTGGCCCAGCAGGGCTCCCTGCCACCAGCTGTCCCAGGCCCTCTGACTGACCACAGTAAGGACCGGATCTCCTCGCCTGCCCTTActtcctccctggcctcctccaGGATCTTGATTCAGGGGTCGAGGGACCCAGGGCAAGTTGTTCCTGGCTGCTTCCCCCCCTTTCCTAGGGTACCAGGCGCAGGACCCCACACACCGCTGGAGCCCATCACCCTCTGAGGACTTCAGCAACCCCGGTAAGGAATCTGAGGCCTTCCCCTCAGGCAGGTGCCCAGAAGTGGGGAGGGCCAAGGGGTGAGGCCAACTAGGCCCCTTCACCCAAAGCACCCAGCCCGGATAACAACAACAGCTCATGTTCGCTGAGGGCTCAGTTTATGCCAGGCATCTTTCTAAGCTCTCCCCACAGCCTGTGAGATAGATACTGCCAtcgtccccactttacagatgcagaaacgcGCTCCAAGGTTAAGAACCTTGCCCCAAATCAGACAGTGAGGAGTCCTGGGAAGGTTACTGTGGGGTCACAGCTGCTAAGTAGCAGTGAGGGGATCAGAATGCAAAGGCCTGGCTGCAGACCCCCCAGCCTTAACCATTGAGCATCCCCCTGGCCCCTCGTATGGAGTGTTGTTTCTATCAGCATTAAACTGTTTGCTGGGAAGAAGCTCCTAGACTACCAGCGGTTAGGACTGGAAAGGCCCCAGTGTCGTGGTACATTGCCCCAGGTGTACCAGGTAGATGGCCATGTAGTTGTACCCCAGTAGATGGCCCCTATGCTTTTGACCGTGGAGCTCGAGCTACCAGTTCATTTATACTGGAAGCTGCTGCTATTTAACTGGTGCCAGTCCTACTACTGCTACTACTAGAATCCTCATCATCATTTATCCGGAGGGAGCACCAAAACTTCCCCAGGTGTGGGCTGGaggggcctggtggggggggggggcggggagggcgaaGGGAGTAGGGCGTGCGGTGCCGGGCGCCTCCAACGCCCGGCGCGCCCCCTCTGCCCGCCCCGCAGATTGCTGGCTGCACGTGCGGCTGTTCTACGGCGCGGAGCTGGTGCGTGAGGCCACCTCGCGCACGGCCCGAGGGCTGCCGCCTGAGCCCCGAGGCAGTCAACGCGGCCGAGCGCCTGCTGGGGCCGCCACCGCGCGTCGCGCAGGTCGGCTTCCCGGAGCCGCCGCCCGGCGCCCGCGTGCTGCAGCGCCTGCTGCGACACCTGGAACGCGGCGTGCTGTTGTGGGTGGCCCCCGAGGGCGTGTTCGCCAAGCGCCTGTGCCGGGGCCGCGTGTACTGGCGCGGCCCGCTCGCCCCGCACCGCGCGCAGCCCAACAAGCTGGAGCGCGAGCGCACCTGCCAGCTGCTCGACACGCGCCGCTTCCTCGAGGGTAAGAGCGCGACGGTGGGGCCGCGGGCAGCTTGGGACAGAGTGGCTGGGCAGAAGGGGCGTGGACAGCGGCGAGTGGGCACACAGGATGTGAGCGCAGGGGAATGGGATTCTGGGCTTGGGATGGGCACTGAAACAAGGGATGTGACACATAAGCACTGGGAGTGGGAACGAATTAtaggcggagggggggggggcttgggcaCAGATGTGGACATAGGCTTATGGGGAATGTAGGCACGGGGCGGTTTGGGGCATTGGGTGTGGGGCATAAGCATAAGACTTGGGCACATGTATTGGCATAGGGCACAAAACATAGGCTGGGCACTGGGCACAAGATAGGCACAGGTGAATGGCAGTGGGCATGGGGTGGGCATAAAGGTGTGACAGTGAGCACAGGAGCACAAGGCACAGGGCATGAGCACTGGAAGTGGGCACAGACGTGGGACATGAGGCGGGTGTAGGGACGAGGAAGTGGGCACAGGGCATGGGCACACAATGGGAATGAAGCCTTATAGGACATGGCCATGGGATATGAGCACAAGGTGGGCACTAGGTGGGATTCCCAAGCCTCCAGTCTTGGTCCCTGTAGAACTGCGCGCCCACCTGCAGGATGGCCACCAGGAACCTGAGTACCAGATCCGTCTGTGCTTTGGCGAGGAGTACCCAGGGCCCCCAGACCAGCCCGAGGAGCGACTCATCATGGCCCACGTGAGTCACCTCCAGAGAAGAATCACACCCTCCAGTCGCCTCCAAACAGCCCCTTACTGATTTCCTCCAGTCCTCAGCTCCTGACCTGATGACCCTCTGATCTGTAAGACCCTGCATGTAAAATGCCGGTGGGGTGGGGCGCCCGGAGGTCGGCTCTGTCGGTTAAAGCGATAgaattcagctcagatcaagatctcacagttcatgagttggagccccacatcaggctctccgctgtctgcgtggagcctgcttcagatcctctgtctctctttctctctctctctctctctctctgcccctctctcgctcttGCGCGCTCGTTCTacctgtctctctcgaaaataaataaacactaaaaaaaataatgaaatgccgGTGGGGTGAGGACTGACACTAGGTTTGTGACTTCCCACCGGAATGTAGGGGGCGCTAACGGAGACAGTTGGCTCattgcccaccccaccccccacgccccctGCAGGTGGAGCCCGTCTTCGCCCGCGAGCTCTTCCTGCACTGGAAGCGCCACTACCACGGTGCCACGGCCAAGGCGGGTCCCCAGCCCCGCATCTCCGATGGTATCACTCACCTGCTGCCACAGCTGAGTCAGCACTAAGGGGTcacttcctccccccctcccctcagaaGTCAGCACCTCCCCACCAGCGGACCCCATCCCAGACCTGCCCAAAGAGCCAGTGGACTTGGGACTGCCCCCCGCTCATCGCCCAGGTCGGTGGGGACAGCGGAAGCAGATCCCTGCCCTTCAACCTCCCCGCCGCAGAGATGCAGCCCTGGAACGCGGCGCGTGGGCAGACGGCAAGCAGCTGGGCCTGAGAAATCAGGAGGAAACCAAACTAGACCTTGAGGTTCTGGAGACAGCAGTTACGGCAGAAACAAGACTTCATTTCTTGTTGAGAGCACAAGAGGTCTGCAGTGGTCTGCTTGAGTGCCCATTTTACCTGCAACTGATTCATTAGAAGGTTTGTTTCAAGTTGGGTTTACCAGTTAGATCCTTAGGGATTAGCATGAAGCCAGACAGTAACAGAATTGCCTGGCCTCTGAGAGGTTCTGAGTTTCCAGAACCTTCCTCCCACCTACCATTGGTCTGTATTCTTATGTGGCCAGGGAGGGGTCCCACAGCAGAAAACTTGGCCTGAATGGGgccggggtggggatggggggctgATGACTGAACCACCGGCACCGGTAGATAACCATCTTTGGGGAAACTGATCCAGACCCCTAAACACAGCAGTAAGGCAGAAGGCAAAGTTGGAGGGAGGGGTCCAGTCCCTCCCCCAAGCCCTGCtgatttttgcaaatggcagtTTGTAGGCAGTCCTTGAGAATTGGGAGGGAACCCCATCAACCATAAAGGCAATTGATCCTGCCTTGTCAGTAAAGTCACTTTCTGCCCCAGATATCagacctttttccttttttgatttctGACTTTGTAGGCATTCTCCTACAGATGGCAacataataaatctcttttagTGATACATTAATAAGCCACTTTTATGGAGGGAGTGAGCTGTATGCTTCGACAAAGGACAGAAATCAGCCGGATCACTGGT is from Panthera uncia isolate 11264 chromosome A3 unlocalized genomic scaffold, Puncia_PCG_1.0 HiC_scaffold_11, whole genome shotgun sequence and encodes:
- the LOC125936700 gene encoding LOW QUALITY PROTEIN: interferon regulatory factor 4-like (The sequence of the model RefSeq protein was modified relative to this genomic sequence to represent the inferred CDS: deleted 1 base in 1 codon) — encoded protein: MAGDPWRREERQVPDGRRPMAGAGGPQRFRDWLVAQIESGRYAGLRWEDAGKTLFRIPWKHAAQQGYQAQQDAALFRAWAIHKGRHLEGIDKEDPPTWKTRLRCALNKSADFCEVRERSQLDISDPYKVYRIVSGSAHGPVARTCAPPGKKNILRSRQEPPGDVTELVAHRTDQVGSRSTTEDKDKEGPPRLAQQGSLPPAVPGPLTDHRYQAQDPTHRWSPSPSEDFSNPDCWLHVRLFYGAELVREATSRTAEGCRLSPEAVNAAERLLGPPPRVAQVGFPEPPPGARVLQRLLRHLERGVLLWVAPEGVFAKRLCRGRVYWRGPLAPHRAQPNKLERERTCQLLDTRRFLEELRAHLQDGHQEPEYQIRLCFGEEYPGPPDQPEERLIMAHVEPVFARELFLHWKRHYHGATAKAGPQPRISDGITHLLPQLSQH